One Felis catus isolate Fca126 chromosome D1, F.catus_Fca126_mat1.0, whole genome shotgun sequence DNA segment encodes these proteins:
- the RBM14 gene encoding RNA-binding protein 14 isoform X2, which translates to MEKEADAKAAIAQLNGKEVKGKRINVELSTKGQKKGPGLAIQSGDKTKKPGAGDTAFPGTGGFSATFDYQQAFGNSTGGFDGQARQPTPPFFGRDRSPLRRSPPRASYVAPLTAQPATYRAQPSVSLGAAYRAQPSASLGVGYRTQPMTAQAASYRAQPSVSLGAPYRGQLASPSSQSAAASSLGPYGGAQPSASALSSYGGQPAAASSLNSYGAQGSSLASYGNQPSSYGAQAASSYGVRAAASSYNTQGAASSLGSYGAQAASYGAQSAASSLAYGAQAASYNAQPSASYNAQSAPYAAQQAASYSSQPAAYVAQPATAAAYASQPAAYAAQATTPMAGSYGAQPVVQTQLNSYGAQASMGLSGSYGAQSAAAATGSYGAAAAYGAQPSATLAAPYRAQSSASLAASYAAQQHPQAAASYRGQPGNAYDGAGQPSAAYLSMSQGAVANANSTPPPYERTRLSPPRASYDDPYKKAVAMSKRYGSDRRLAELSDYRRLSESQLSFRRSPTKSSLDYRRLPDAHSDYARYSGSYNDYLRAAQMHSGYQRRM; encoded by the exons ATGGAGAAGGAAGCAGATGCCAAAGCCGCCATCGCGCAGCTCAACGGCAAAGAAGTGAAGGGCAAGCGCATCAACGTGGAACTCTCAACCAAGGGTCAGAAGAAGGGGCCCGGCCTGGCTATCCAGTCTGGGGACAAGACCAAGAAACCAGGGGCTGGGGATACGGCATTCCCTGGAACTGGTGGCTTCTCTGCCACCTTCGACTACCAGCAGGCTTTTGGCAACAGCACTGGTGGCTTTGATGGGCAAGCCCGTCAGCCCACACCACCCTTCTTTGGTCGCGACCGCAGCCCCCTGCGCCGTTCACCTCCCCGAGCCTCCTATGTGGCTCCTCTGACGGCCCAGCCAGCCACCTACCGGGCCCAGCCCTCAGTGTCGTTGGGAGCTGCCTACAGGGCCCAGCCATCTGCCTCTTTGGGTGTCGGCTATCGGACTCAGCCCATGACAGCCCAGGCAGCCTCTTACCGCGCTCAGCCCTCTGTCTCCCTTGGGGCCCCATACAGGGGCCAGCTGGCTAGTCCTAGCTCCCAGTCTGCTGCAGCTTCCTCGCTTGGCCCATATGGTGGAGCTCAGCCCTCGGCCTCAGCCCTCTCCTCCTATGGGGGTCAGCCAGCTGCGGCTTCCTCACTCAATTCCTATGGGGCTCAGGGTTCCTCCCTTGCCTCCTATGGTAACCAGCCATCCTCTTATGGCGCGCAGGCTGCCTCCTCCTATGGGGTTCGTGCGGCTGCCTCCTCTTACAACACCCAGGGAGCAGCTTCCTCCCTAGGCTCCTATGGGGCCCAGGCAGCCTCCTATGGAGCCCAGTCTGCAGCCTCCTCACTTGCTTATGGGGCCCAGGCAGCTTCTTACAATGCCCAGCCCTCGGCCTCTTACAATGCCCAGTCTGCCCCGTATGCTGCACAGCAGGCTGCTTCCTACTCTTCCCAGCCGGCTGCCTATGTGGCACAGCCAGCTACAGCTGCTGCCTATGCCAGCCAACCAGCTGCCTATGCTGCACAAGCCACTACCCCAATGGCTGGCTCCTATGGGGCCCAGCCGGTTGTTCAGACCCAGCTGAATAGTTATGGGGCTCAAGCATCAATGGGCCTGTCAGGCTCCTATGGGGCTCAGTCAGCTGCTGCGGCCACTGGCTCCTATGGTGCTGCAGCTGCCTATGGGGCCCAGCCTTCTGCCACCCTGGCAGCTCCGTACCGCGCTCAGTCGTCAGCCTCATTGGCTGCTTCCTATGCTGCCCAGCAGCATCCCCAGGCTGCTGCCTCCTACCGTGGCCAGCCGGGCAATGCCTACGATGGGGCAGGTCAGCCGTCTGCAGCCTACCTGTCCATGTCCCAGGGGGCCGTTGCCAACGCCAACAGCACCCCGCCGCCCTATGAGCGTACCCGTCTCTCCCCACCCCGGGCCAGCTACGACGATCCCTACAAAAAGGCTGTCGCCATGTCGAAAAG GTATGGTTCCGACCGGCGTTTAGCCGAGCTCTCTGATTACCGCCGTTTATCAGAGTCGCAGCTTTCGTTCCGCCGCTCGCCGACAAAGTCCTCGCTGGATTACCGTCGCCTGCCCGATGCCCATTCCGATTACGCACGCTATTCGGGCTCCTATAATGATTACCTGCGGGCAGCTCAGATGCACTCTGGCTACCAGCGCCGCATGTAG
- the RBM14 gene encoding RNA-binding protein 14 isoform X1: MKIFVGNVDGADTTPEELAALFAPYGTVMSCAVMKQFAFVHMRENAGALRAIEALHGHELRPGRALVVEMSRPRPLNTWKIFVGNVSAACTSQELRSLFERRGRVIECDVVKDYAFVHMEKEADAKAAIAQLNGKEVKGKRINVELSTKGQKKGPGLAIQSGDKTKKPGAGDTAFPGTGGFSATFDYQQAFGNSTGGFDGQARQPTPPFFGRDRSPLRRSPPRASYVAPLTAQPATYRAQPSVSLGAAYRAQPSASLGVGYRTQPMTAQAASYRAQPSVSLGAPYRGQLASPSSQSAAASSLGPYGGAQPSASALSSYGGQPAAASSLNSYGAQGSSLASYGNQPSSYGAQAASSYGVRAAASSYNTQGAASSLGSYGAQAASYGAQSAASSLAYGAQAASYNAQPSASYNAQSAPYAAQQAASYSSQPAAYVAQPATAAAYASQPAAYAAQATTPMAGSYGAQPVVQTQLNSYGAQASMGLSGSYGAQSAAAATGSYGAAAAYGAQPSATLAAPYRAQSSASLAASYAAQQHPQAAASYRGQPGNAYDGAGQPSAAYLSMSQGAVANANSTPPPYERTRLSPPRASYDDPYKKAVAMSKRYGSDRRLAELSDYRRLSESQLSFRRSPTKSSLDYRRLPDAHSDYARYSGSYNDYLRAAQMHSGYQRRM, translated from the exons ATGAAGATATTCGTGGGAAACGTCGATGGGGCAGATACAACGCCAGAGGAGCTAGCAGCCCTCTTCGCGCCCTACGGCACGGTCATGAGCTGCGCCGTCATGAAACAGTTCGCCTTCGTGCACATGCGCGAGAATGCAGGCGCGCTGCGCGCCATCGAGGCCCTGCACGGCCACGAGCTGCGGCCTGGGCGCGCGCTCGTGGTGGAGATGTCGCGCCCACGGCCTCTTAACACTTGGAAGATTTTCGTGGGCAATGTGTCGGCTGCGTGCACGAGCCAGGAATTGCGCAGCCTCTTCGAGCGCCGCGGACGCGTCATCGAGTGTGACGTGGTGAAAG ACTACGCGTTTGTTCACATGGAGAAGGAAGCAGATGCCAAAGCCGCCATCGCGCAGCTCAACGGCAAAGAAGTGAAGGGCAAGCGCATCAACGTGGAACTCTCAACCAAGGGTCAGAAGAAGGGGCCCGGCCTGGCTATCCAGTCTGGGGACAAGACCAAGAAACCAGGGGCTGGGGATACGGCATTCCCTGGAACTGGTGGCTTCTCTGCCACCTTCGACTACCAGCAGGCTTTTGGCAACAGCACTGGTGGCTTTGATGGGCAAGCCCGTCAGCCCACACCACCCTTCTTTGGTCGCGACCGCAGCCCCCTGCGCCGTTCACCTCCCCGAGCCTCCTATGTGGCTCCTCTGACGGCCCAGCCAGCCACCTACCGGGCCCAGCCCTCAGTGTCGTTGGGAGCTGCCTACAGGGCCCAGCCATCTGCCTCTTTGGGTGTCGGCTATCGGACTCAGCCCATGACAGCCCAGGCAGCCTCTTACCGCGCTCAGCCCTCTGTCTCCCTTGGGGCCCCATACAGGGGCCAGCTGGCTAGTCCTAGCTCCCAGTCTGCTGCAGCTTCCTCGCTTGGCCCATATGGTGGAGCTCAGCCCTCGGCCTCAGCCCTCTCCTCCTATGGGGGTCAGCCAGCTGCGGCTTCCTCACTCAATTCCTATGGGGCTCAGGGTTCCTCCCTTGCCTCCTATGGTAACCAGCCATCCTCTTATGGCGCGCAGGCTGCCTCCTCCTATGGGGTTCGTGCGGCTGCCTCCTCTTACAACACCCAGGGAGCAGCTTCCTCCCTAGGCTCCTATGGGGCCCAGGCAGCCTCCTATGGAGCCCAGTCTGCAGCCTCCTCACTTGCTTATGGGGCCCAGGCAGCTTCTTACAATGCCCAGCCCTCGGCCTCTTACAATGCCCAGTCTGCCCCGTATGCTGCACAGCAGGCTGCTTCCTACTCTTCCCAGCCGGCTGCCTATGTGGCACAGCCAGCTACAGCTGCTGCCTATGCCAGCCAACCAGCTGCCTATGCTGCACAAGCCACTACCCCAATGGCTGGCTCCTATGGGGCCCAGCCGGTTGTTCAGACCCAGCTGAATAGTTATGGGGCTCAAGCATCAATGGGCCTGTCAGGCTCCTATGGGGCTCAGTCAGCTGCTGCGGCCACTGGCTCCTATGGTGCTGCAGCTGCCTATGGGGCCCAGCCTTCTGCCACCCTGGCAGCTCCGTACCGCGCTCAGTCGTCAGCCTCATTGGCTGCTTCCTATGCTGCCCAGCAGCATCCCCAGGCTGCTGCCTCCTACCGTGGCCAGCCGGGCAATGCCTACGATGGGGCAGGTCAGCCGTCTGCAGCCTACCTGTCCATGTCCCAGGGGGCCGTTGCCAACGCCAACAGCACCCCGCCGCCCTATGAGCGTACCCGTCTCTCCCCACCCCGGGCCAGCTACGACGATCCCTACAAAAAGGCTGTCGCCATGTCGAAAAG GTATGGTTCCGACCGGCGTTTAGCCGAGCTCTCTGATTACCGCCGTTTATCAGAGTCGCAGCTTTCGTTCCGCCGCTCGCCGACAAAGTCCTCGCTGGATTACCGTCGCCTGCCCGATGCCCATTCCGATTACGCACGCTATTCGGGCTCCTATAATGATTACCTGCGGGCAGCTCAGATGCACTCTGGCTACCAGCGCCGCATGTAG
- the LOC101088520 gene encoding RNA-binding protein 4 isoform X3, producing the protein MVKLFIGNLPREATEQEIRSLFEQYGKVLECDIIKNYGFVHIEDKTAAEDAIRNLHHYKLHGVNINVEASKNKSKTSTKLHVGNISPTCTNKELRAKFEEYGPVIECDIVKDYAFVHMERAEDAVEAIRGLDNTEFQGGMCVG; encoded by the exons ATGGTGAAGCTGTTTATTGGTAACCTGCCCCGGGAGGCCACAGAGCAGGAGATTCGCTCACTCTTCGAGCAGTATGGGAAGGTGCTGGAATGTGACATCATTAAGAACTACGGCTTTGTGCACATAGAAGACAAGACGGCGGCCGAGGATGCCATACGCAACCTGCACCACTACAAGCTGCATGGGGTGAACATCAATGTGGAAGCCAGCAAGAATAAGAGCAAAACCTCCACCAAGTTGCATGTGGGCAACATCAGTCCCACCTGTACCAACAAAGAGCTTCGGGCCAAGTTTGAGGAGTATGGTCCAGTCATCGAATGTGACATCGTGAAAGATTATGCCTTCGTGCACATGGAGCGGGCAGAGGATGCAGTGGAGGCCATCAGGGGCCTTGACAACACAGAGTTTCAAG gtgggatgtgtgtgggCTGA
- the RBM14 gene encoding RNA-binding protein 14 isoform X4 has product MKIFVGNVDGADTTPEELAALFAPYGTVMSCAVMKQFAFVHMRENAGALRAIEALHGHELRPGRALVVEMSRPRPLNTWKIFVGNVSAACTSQELRSLFERRGRVIECDVVKDYAFVHMEKEADAKAAIAQLNGKEVKGKRINVELSTKGNWRWW; this is encoded by the exons ATGAAGATATTCGTGGGAAACGTCGATGGGGCAGATACAACGCCAGAGGAGCTAGCAGCCCTCTTCGCGCCCTACGGCACGGTCATGAGCTGCGCCGTCATGAAACAGTTCGCCTTCGTGCACATGCGCGAGAATGCAGGCGCGCTGCGCGCCATCGAGGCCCTGCACGGCCACGAGCTGCGGCCTGGGCGCGCGCTCGTGGTGGAGATGTCGCGCCCACGGCCTCTTAACACTTGGAAGATTTTCGTGGGCAATGTGTCGGCTGCGTGCACGAGCCAGGAATTGCGCAGCCTCTTCGAGCGCCGCGGACGCGTCATCGAGTGTGACGTGGTGAAAG ACTACGCGTTTGTTCACATGGAGAAGGAAGCAGATGCCAAAGCCGCCATCGCGCAGCTCAACGGCAAAGAAGTGAAGGGCAAGCGCATCAACGTGGAACTCTCAACCAAGG GTAATTGGCGTTGGTGGTAA
- the RBM14 gene encoding RNA-binding protein 14 isoform X5 yields MKIFVGNVDGADTTPEELAALFAPYGTVMSCAVMKQFAFVHMRENAGALRAIEALHGHELRPGRALVVEMSRPRPLNTWKIFVGNVSAACTSQELRSLFERRGRVIECDVVKGNWRWW; encoded by the exons ATGAAGATATTCGTGGGAAACGTCGATGGGGCAGATACAACGCCAGAGGAGCTAGCAGCCCTCTTCGCGCCCTACGGCACGGTCATGAGCTGCGCCGTCATGAAACAGTTCGCCTTCGTGCACATGCGCGAGAATGCAGGCGCGCTGCGCGCCATCGAGGCCCTGCACGGCCACGAGCTGCGGCCTGGGCGCGCGCTCGTGGTGGAGATGTCGCGCCCACGGCCTCTTAACACTTGGAAGATTTTCGTGGGCAATGTGTCGGCTGCGTGCACGAGCCAGGAATTGCGCAGCCTCTTCGAGCGCCGCGGACGCGTCATCGAGTGTGACGTGGTGAAAG GTAATTGGCGTTGGTGGTAA
- the RBM14 gene encoding RNA-binding protein 14 isoform X3 — translation MKIFVGNVDGADTTPEELAALFAPYGTVMSCAVMKQFAFVHMRENAGALRAIEALHGHELRPGRALVVEMSRPRPLNTWKIFVGNVSAACTSQELRSLFERRGRVIECDVVKDYAFVHMEKEADAKAAIAQLNGKEVKGKRINVELSTKGMVPTGV, via the exons ATGAAGATATTCGTGGGAAACGTCGATGGGGCAGATACAACGCCAGAGGAGCTAGCAGCCCTCTTCGCGCCCTACGGCACGGTCATGAGCTGCGCCGTCATGAAACAGTTCGCCTTCGTGCACATGCGCGAGAATGCAGGCGCGCTGCGCGCCATCGAGGCCCTGCACGGCCACGAGCTGCGGCCTGGGCGCGCGCTCGTGGTGGAGATGTCGCGCCCACGGCCTCTTAACACTTGGAAGATTTTCGTGGGCAATGTGTCGGCTGCGTGCACGAGCCAGGAATTGCGCAGCCTCTTCGAGCGCCGCGGACGCGTCATCGAGTGTGACGTGGTGAAAG ACTACGCGTTTGTTCACATGGAGAAGGAAGCAGATGCCAAAGCCGCCATCGCGCAGCTCAACGGCAAAGAAGTGAAGGGCAAGCGCATCAACGTGGAACTCTCAACCAAGG GTATGGTTCCGACCGGCGTTTAG
- the LOC101088520 gene encoding RNA-binding protein 4B isoform X2 has product MVKLFIGNLPREATEQEIRSLFEQYGKVLECDIIKNYGFVHIEDKTAAEDAIRNLHHYKLHGVNINVEASKNKSKTSTKLHVGNISPTCTNKELRAKFEEYGPVIECDIVKDYAFVHMERAEDAVEAIRGLDNTEFQGKRMHVQLSTSRLRTAPGMGDQSGCYRHLLPTSGAAAATAAAAAAAAAAVTAASTSYYGRDRSPLRRATAPVPTVGEGYGYGHESELSQASAAARNSLYDMARYEREQYADRARYSAF; this is encoded by the exons ATGGTGAAGCTGTTTATTGGTAACCTGCCCCGGGAGGCCACAGAGCAGGAGATTCGCTCACTCTTCGAGCAGTATGGGAAGGTGCTGGAATGTGACATCATTAAGAACTACGGCTTTGTGCACATAGAAGACAAGACGGCGGCCGAGGATGCCATACGCAACCTGCACCACTACAAGCTGCATGGGGTGAACATCAATGTGGAAGCCAGCAAGAATAAGAGCAAAACCTCCACCAAGTTGCATGTGGGCAACATCAGTCCCACCTGTACCAACAAAGAGCTTCGGGCCAAGTTTGAGGAGTATGGTCCAGTCATCGAATGTGACATCGTGAAAGATTATGCCTTCGTGCACATGGAGCGGGCAGAGGATGCAGTGGAGGCCATCAGGGGCCTTGACAACACAGAGTTTCAAG GCAAACGAATGCACGTGCAGTTGTCCACCAGCCGGCTTAGGACTGCGCCCGGGATGGGAGACCAGAGCGGCTGCTATCG ACACCTGTTGCCGACCTCAGGAGCTGCTGCTGCtacagctgctgctgctgcagcagCCGCTGCTGCTGTTACTGCAGCTTCCACTTCATATTACGGGCGGGATCGGAGCCCCCTGCGTCGCGCTACAGCCCCAGTCCCCACTGTTGGAGAGGGCTACGGTTACGGGCATGAGAGTGAGTTGTCCCAAGCTTCGGCGGCCGCGCGGAATTCCTTGTACGACATGGCCCGGTATGAGCGGGAGCAGTATGCGGATCGGGCGCGGTATTCAGCTTTTTAA
- the LOC101088520 gene encoding RNA-binding protein 4 isoform X1: protein MVKLFIGNLPREATEQEIRSLFEQYGKVLECDIIKNYGFVHIEDKTAAEDAIRNLHHYKLHGVNINVEASKNKSKTSTKLHVGNISPTCTNKELRAKFEEYGPVIECDIVKDYAFVHMERAEDAVEAIRGLDNTEFQGKRMHVQLSTSRLRTAPGMGDQSGCYRCGKEGHWSKECPIDRSGRVADFTEQYNEQYGAVRTPYTMSYGDSLYYNNAYGALDAYYKRCRAARSYEAVAAAAASAYNYAEQTLSQLPQVQNTAMASHLTSTSLDPYDRHLLPTSGAAAATAAAAAAAAAAVTAASTSYYGRDRSPLRRATAPVPTVGEGYGYGHESELSQASAAARNSLYDMARYEREQYADRARYSAF from the exons ATGGTGAAGCTGTTTATTGGTAACCTGCCCCGGGAGGCCACAGAGCAGGAGATTCGCTCACTCTTCGAGCAGTATGGGAAGGTGCTGGAATGTGACATCATTAAGAACTACGGCTTTGTGCACATAGAAGACAAGACGGCGGCCGAGGATGCCATACGCAACCTGCACCACTACAAGCTGCATGGGGTGAACATCAATGTGGAAGCCAGCAAGAATAAGAGCAAAACCTCCACCAAGTTGCATGTGGGCAACATCAGTCCCACCTGTACCAACAAAGAGCTTCGGGCCAAGTTTGAGGAGTATGGTCCAGTCATCGAATGTGACATCGTGAAAGATTATGCCTTCGTGCACATGGAGCGGGCAGAGGATGCAGTGGAGGCCATCAGGGGCCTTGACAACACAGAGTTTCAAG GCAAACGAATGCACGTGCAGTTGTCCACCAGCCGGCTTAGGACTGCGCCCGGGATGGGAGACCAGAGCGGCTGCTATCGGTGCGGGAAAGAGGGGCACTGGTCCAAAGAGTGTCCGATAGATCGTTCTGGCCGAGTGGCAGACTTTACCGAGCAATATAATGAGCAATATGGAGCAGTGCGTACACCTTACACCATGAGCTATGGGGATTCATTGTATTACAACAACGCGTACGGAGCGCTCGATGCCTACTACAAGCGCTGCCGTGCTGCCCGGTCCTATGAGGCAGTGGCAGCTGCAGCTGCCTCTGCCTATAATTACGCAGAGCAGACCCTGTCCCAGCTGCCACAAGTCCAGAACACAGCCATGGCCAGTCACCTCACCTCCACCTCTCTCGATCCCTACGATAGACACCTGTTGCCGACCTCAGGAGCTGCTGCTGCtacagctgctgctgctgcagcagCCGCTGCTGCTGTTACTGCAGCTTCCACTTCATATTACGGGCGGGATCGGAGCCCCCTGCGTCGCGCTACAGCCCCAGTCCCCACTGTTGGAGAGGGCTACGGTTACGGGCATGAGAGTGAGTTGTCCCAAGCTTCGGCGGCCGCGCGGAATTCCTTGTACGACATGGCCCGGTATGAGCGGGAGCAGTATGCGGATCGGGCGCGGTATTCAGCTTTTTAA